One Sphingomonas sp. FARSPH DNA segment encodes these proteins:
- the cyoA gene encoding ubiquinol oxidase subunit II, with product MRPSPLFSPHPSSPVKRLRALAAAVAAPALLGGCDWVVMNPSGDVARQQADLVLWSTGLMLLIIVPVIVLTLVFAWKYRASNETADYAPDWDHSTGLELVIWSAPLLIVIALGALTWISTHTLDPYRPLSRIAPGRPLAKSAKPLEIQVVSLDWKWLFIYPEQGIATVNELVLPQDRQVRFRLTSSSVMNAFYVPAMAGMVYTMPGMETKLHAVMNRPGRFEGQSANYSGAGFSYMHFPVDSVDDAGFARWVSEAKTSGRTLDPATYMQLEKPSERVPSMRFAAVTPQLFDRAVGMCVQPGLSCMQDTMTKDMQAGGGHGAVVNDTPDQRGSEAKGALLKAPEEKGDSPHRNAPRQQAPGTNDRGSEANRSMTSADPLPQPFAGRAAIARS from the coding sequence ATGCGACCATCCCCGCTTTTCTCCCCGCATCCCTCCTCTCCGGTCAAACGGCTGCGCGCGCTCGCTGCCGCGGTGGCCGCGCCCGCCCTACTCGGCGGGTGCGATTGGGTGGTGATGAACCCGTCCGGCGACGTCGCCCGGCAACAGGCCGATCTGGTGCTGTGGTCGACGGGGCTGATGCTGCTCATCATCGTGCCCGTCATCGTGCTGACGCTGGTCTTCGCGTGGAAATACCGCGCGAGCAACGAGACGGCGGACTATGCGCCCGACTGGGATCATTCGACGGGGCTCGAACTCGTCATCTGGTCGGCGCCGCTGCTGATCGTCATCGCGCTCGGCGCGCTCACCTGGATCAGCACGCACACGCTCGATCCCTATCGCCCGCTCTCGCGGATCGCGCCGGGCCGGCCGCTGGCGAAGTCGGCGAAGCCACTGGAGATCCAGGTCGTCTCGCTCGACTGGAAATGGCTGTTCATCTATCCCGAACAGGGGATCGCGACGGTCAACGAACTCGTCCTGCCGCAGGACCGGCAGGTGCGCTTCCGCCTGACCTCGTCGTCGGTGATGAACGCCTTCTACGTCCCCGCGATGGCCGGCATGGTCTATACGATGCCGGGCATGGAGACGAAGCTGCACGCGGTGATGAACCGCCCCGGCCGGTTCGAGGGACAGTCCGCCAATTACAGTGGCGCAGGCTTCTCCTACATGCACTTCCCCGTCGACAGCGTCGACGATGCAGGCTTCGCGCGCTGGGTGTCGGAAGCGAAGACGTCGGGCCGTACGCTCGACCCGGCGACTTACATGCAGCTCGAAAAGCCGAGTGAACGCGTGCCTTCGATGCGCTTCGCCGCGGTGACGCCGCAGCTGTTCGACCGCGCGGTCGGCATGTGCGTCCAGCCGGGTCTATCGTGCATGCAGGACACGATGACGAAGGACATGCAGGCCGGCGGCGGCCACGGCGCCGTCGTCAACGACACGCCCGACCAGCGCGGCAGCGAGGCGAAGGGTGCGCTCCTGAAGGCGCCGGAGGAAAAGGGCGACAGCCCTCACCGCAATGCCCCACGCCAACAGGCGCCCGGCACCAACGATCGCGGTTCCGAAGCGAACCGCTCCATGACCTCGGCCGATCCGTTGCCGCAGCCGTTCGCC
- a CDS encoding molybdenum cofactor biosynthesis protein MoaE yields MIRVLVSRDPIDLVAEMGRIEAAAGAGAVATFTGLVRRDADATGAVGTLELEHYPGATEAALTRLAEQSLDRWQLGAATIVHRVGPMAPGERIVFVAAAAPHRAAALAACAYLIDRLKTDAPFWKREMRDGVARWVEARAADDAAAARWE; encoded by the coding sequence ATGATCCGCGTCCTCGTGTCCCGCGACCCGATCGACCTCGTCGCGGAGATGGGCCGCATCGAGGCGGCGGCGGGCGCCGGCGCGGTCGCGACCTTCACCGGCCTGGTTCGGCGCGATGCCGATGCGACGGGGGCGGTCGGCACACTGGAACTGGAACATTATCCCGGCGCGACCGAGGCGGCGCTGACCCGGCTTGCCGAGCAGTCGCTGGACCGCTGGCAACTGGGGGCGGCAACGATCGTCCACCGCGTCGGGCCGATGGCGCCGGGGGAGCGCATCGTCTTCGTCGCCGCCGCGGCGCCGCATCGCGCCGCCGCGCTGGCAGCGTGCGCCTATCTGATCGACCGGCTGAAGACCGACGCGCCCTTCTGGAAGCGCGAAATGCGCGACGGCGTCGCCCGCTGGGTCGAGGCGCGCGCCGCCGACGATGCCGCGGCGGCGCGATGGGAATAG
- a CDS encoding response regulator — protein sequence MTMQTQISDQPASILVVDDDREIRTLLTQSLGARGYRVQAAANTREMDAVLERERVDAILLDVMMPGEDGIAACRRIARDDGPAVIFLSALGEERDRIVGLEMGATHYLPKPCSAREVLATVRAALRMRRQATAGDRVCLGFDGWMMDLVAHELFDPQNVLVGLTDGEFALLRAFVERPRRVLSREILLEAARGPNSDAFDRAIDVQISRLRRKLRCGGDEMIRTIRNEGYLFVPAVARV from the coding sequence ATGACCATGCAGACCCAGATTTCCGACCAGCCCGCATCGATCCTCGTCGTCGACGATGATCGCGAGATCCGCACCCTGCTGACGCAGAGCCTCGGCGCGCGTGGATACCGGGTGCAGGCGGCGGCGAACACGCGCGAGATGGACGCGGTGCTGGAACGCGAGCGGGTCGATGCGATCCTGCTTGACGTGATGATGCCGGGCGAGGACGGCATCGCCGCATGCCGCCGGATCGCGCGCGACGACGGGCCCGCGGTCATCTTCCTCAGCGCGCTCGGCGAGGAGCGCGATCGCATCGTCGGGCTGGAAATGGGCGCGACGCATTACCTGCCCAAGCCGTGCAGCGCGCGCGAGGTGCTGGCGACGGTGCGCGCGGCGCTGCGCATGCGGCGCCAGGCGACGGCGGGGGACCGCGTCTGCCTGGGCTTCGATGGCTGGATGATGGACCTCGTCGCGCACGAACTCTTCGATCCCCAGAACGTGCTCGTCGGCCTGACCGACGGTGAATTCGCACTGTTGCGCGCCTTCGTCGAGCGGCCGCGTCGTGTATTGTCGCGCGAAATACTGCTGGAGGCGGCGCGCGGCCCCAATTCCGACGCGTTCGACCGTGCGATCGACGTGCAGATCAGCCGCCTGCGCCGCAAGCTGCGCTGCGGCGGCGACGAGATGATCCGCACGATCCGCAACGAAGGCTATCTGTTCGTCCCCGCCGTCGCGCGGGTATGA
- a CDS encoding ATP-binding protein — MSGAGEEPAPIPVLRRIGLSLFWRIFLVMLASVASVQLVNLALVVFVTPPTPHIFSVAQVASALRHGRDASGEIVLDREDDAPAGRGPRTLHLEQALAAQLGVPIQRVRVHFGGPPAFLRPIGPELSARRHPRPDARAQILFGGFTVAVREPDGDWIIARAARTGLESWRWRALLWLFAALVAVAPFAWVLARRSTAPVRLFAAAAERLGRDPRAAPVPLDGPTEIAEAAMAFNRMQTRLNRYVEDRTTMIAAIAHDLRTPLMRLSLRLEQAPESIRAASEADIHDMQAMIAAGLAFFRDATQTVERRALDLRSLTESIVDDLADRGAAVTLADGDPLVVTGDATGIKAIIGNLVGNALKYAGDAAVTLTREGDHARIDVRDHGPGIDPDDLDRVFEPFFRGERSRNRDTGGIGLGLASVRGIARAHGGDATMANHPDGGALASVWLPV, encoded by the coding sequence ATGAGCGGGGCGGGGGAGGAGCCCGCGCCGATCCCCGTGCTGCGGCGGATTGGCCTGTCGCTGTTCTGGCGGATATTCCTCGTCATGCTCGCCAGCGTGGCGAGCGTGCAGCTGGTGAACCTGGCGCTGGTCGTCTTCGTCACGCCGCCGACGCCGCATATCTTTTCCGTCGCGCAGGTGGCGAGCGCGCTGCGCCACGGGCGCGACGCCAGCGGCGAGATCGTGCTCGATCGTGAGGATGATGCGCCGGCGGGGCGGGGCCCGCGCACGCTGCACCTCGAACAGGCCCTCGCCGCGCAGCTGGGCGTGCCGATCCAGCGCGTGCGCGTCCATTTCGGCGGCCCGCCCGCGTTCCTCCGTCCGATCGGGCCGGAGCTGAGCGCGCGTCGCCATCCGCGTCCCGACGCGCGCGCGCAAATACTGTTCGGCGGCTTCACCGTCGCGGTGCGCGAGCCCGATGGCGACTGGATCATCGCGCGTGCGGCGCGCACCGGCCTCGAAAGCTGGCGGTGGCGCGCGTTGTTGTGGCTGTTCGCTGCGCTGGTCGCGGTCGCGCCCTTCGCCTGGGTGTTGGCGCGGCGATCGACCGCGCCGGTGCGCCTGTTCGCCGCCGCCGCGGAGCGACTGGGACGCGACCCGCGCGCCGCGCCCGTGCCGCTGGACGGCCCGACCGAGATTGCCGAGGCGGCGATGGCGTTCAACCGGATGCAGACGCGGCTCAACCGCTACGTCGAGGATCGCACGACGATGATCGCGGCGATCGCGCACGACCTGCGCACGCCGCTGATGCGCCTGTCGCTCAGGCTGGAACAGGCACCCGAATCGATCCGCGCGGCGAGCGAGGCGGACATCCACGACATGCAGGCGATGATCGCCGCGGGTCTGGCCTTTTTCCGCGATGCGACGCAGACGGTCGAACGCCGCGCGCTCGACCTGCGTTCGCTGACCGAAAGCATCGTCGACGATCTCGCCGATCGCGGTGCGGCGGTGACGCTGGCGGACGGCGACCCGCTGGTGGTGACCGGCGATGCGACCGGGATCAAGGCGATCATCGGCAATCTCGTCGGCAACGCGCTAAAATATGCGGGGGATGCCGCGGTGACGCTGACGCGCGAGGGCGATCACGCGCGTATCGACGTGCGCGATCATGGGCCGGGGATCGACCCCGACGACCTCGACCGCGTGTTCGAACCCTTCTTTCGCGGCGAACGCTCGCGCAACCGCGACACGGGCGGGATCGGGCTGGGGCTGGCGAGCGTGCGTGGCATCGCGCGCGCGCACGGCGGCGATGCGACGATGGCGAATCACCCCGACGGCGGCGCGCTCGCCAGCGTGTGGCTGCCGGTCTGA
- a CDS encoding MFS transporter, translating to MAVASAHSAPLERDARAVNTQGEHQVRPGEIAIGVIIGRTSEFFDFFVYAIASVLVFPQVVFPYLDRLSGTLWSFALFPLAWIVRPIGTQIFMWVDRQHGRGTKLTIALLLLGTSTVSLAFLPGYAEVGSASGVLLALFRIGQGLALGGAWDGLASLLALNAPENKRGWYAMVPQIGAPLGLIVASGLFAFFLSNMEPVDFLSWGWRYPFFVAFALNVVALFARLRIVVTPEYTELFHSRELTPSPVLPTIKAQWRNIIIGAFAPLASFALFHMVTVFPLSWIFLYTNVNIAWFLGIEIVGAVFGLGALVASGLLADRIGRRSLLGYTAVGIAVFSGFAPQLLRGGTAGELVFMIAGFILLGLSFGQSSGAVTSNFPKRARYTGAALTSDLAWLFGAGFAPLAALLLASSFGLIAAGGYLLSGALGTLIALGLNKELARRLD from the coding sequence ATGGCCGTTGCTTCCGCCCATTCCGCCCCGCTCGAACGCGACGCGCGTGCCGTCAACACGCAGGGCGAGCATCAGGTCCGTCCCGGCGAGATCGCGATCGGCGTGATCATCGGCCGGACGTCGGAATTCTTCGATTTCTTCGTCTACGCGATCGCCTCGGTGCTCGTCTTTCCGCAGGTGGTCTTCCCCTATCTCGACCGGCTGAGCGGCACGCTCTGGTCGTTCGCGCTGTTTCCGCTCGCGTGGATCGTGCGGCCGATCGGCACGCAGATCTTCATGTGGGTGGACCGCCAGCACGGGCGCGGCACCAAGCTGACGATCGCGCTGCTGCTGCTCGGCACGTCGACCGTGTCGCTCGCCTTCCTGCCCGGCTATGCCGAGGTCGGCAGCGCCTCGGGAGTGCTGCTCGCGCTGTTCCGCATCGGCCAGGGCCTCGCGCTCGGCGGCGCCTGGGACGGGCTTGCCTCGCTGCTCGCGCTCAACGCGCCCGAGAACAAGCGCGGCTGGTATGCGATGGTGCCGCAGATCGGCGCGCCGCTCGGCCTGATCGTGGCGAGCGGGTTGTTCGCCTTCTTCCTGTCGAACATGGAGCCGGTCGACTTCCTGTCGTGGGGCTGGCGCTATCCGTTCTTCGTCGCCTTCGCGCTCAACGTCGTCGCGCTGTTTGCGCGGCTGCGCATCGTCGTGACGCCGGAATATACCGAGCTGTTCCACAGTCGCGAACTGACGCCGTCGCCGGTGCTGCCGACGATCAAGGCGCAGTGGCGCAACATCATCATCGGCGCCTTCGCCCCGCTGGCGAGCTTCGCGCTGTTCCACATGGTCACGGTGTTCCCGCTGTCGTGGATTTTCCTCTACACCAACGTCAACATCGCCTGGTTCCTGGGCATCGAGATCGTCGGCGCGGTGTTTGGCCTGGGCGCGCTCGTCGCGTCGGGCCTGCTGGCGGACCGGATCGGCCGGCGCTCGCTGCTCGGCTATACCGCCGTCGGCATCGCGGTGTTCAGCGGCTTCGCGCCGCAACTGCTGCGCGGCGGCACGGCGGGCGAGCTGGTGTTCATGATCGCCGGCTTCATCCTGCTCGGCCTGTCGTTCGGCCAGTCGTCGGGCGCGGTGACGAGCAATTTCCCGAAGCGCGCACGCTATACTGGCGCGGCGCTGACCAGCGACCTCGCGTGGCTGTTCGGCGCTGGCTTCGCGCCGCTTGCCGCACTATTGCTCGCCAGCAGTTTCGGACTGATCGCGGCGGGCGGCTATCTGCTGTCGGGCGCGCTCGGCACGCTGATCGCGCTCGGCCTCAACAAGGAACTGGCGCGCCGGCTCGACTGA
- a CDS encoding EF-hand domain-containing protein: MRRLARIALALPLLAIVTAASGAAAEGSRRIFISPMGEPFRGTEAAPDPERTWFDGADTNHDGALSFAEFNADATRFFKILDRKNDGEIDPDDIDYYENVLAPEVRSGNAGGSGIIARRQDGEGGADVQGTRGVLYDPSKLGAARFSYFDLPEPVTPADRNFNRGVDPMEFARAARQRFDALDTNHDGKLMWDELPHVRVRAEVRGGGNSGGERKGGRRRGGYGGMSGGGSRTPMGGGMMGGGMMPGGNP, encoded by the coding sequence ATGCGCCGTCTCGCTCGAATCGCGTTAGCCCTGCCGCTGCTGGCAATCGTCACCGCCGCGTCCGGCGCCGCGGCGGAAGGGTCGCGCCGCATCTTCATCAGCCCGATGGGCGAGCCGTTCCGCGGTACGGAGGCGGCGCCCGACCCCGAACGGACGTGGTTCGACGGAGCCGACACCAATCACGACGGTGCGCTGTCCTTCGCCGAATTCAACGCCGACGCCACCCGTTTCTTCAAGATCCTCGACCGCAAGAACGACGGCGAGATCGATCCCGACGACATCGATTATTACGAGAACGTCCTCGCCCCCGAAGTCCGATCGGGCAATGCGGGGGGCAGCGGCATCATCGCGCGGCGCCAGGACGGCGAAGGCGGCGCGGACGTGCAGGGCACGCGCGGGGTACTCTACGATCCCAGCAAGCTCGGCGCGGCGCGCTTCAGCTATTTCGACCTGCCCGAACCGGTGACGCCCGCGGACCGCAACTTCAATCGCGGCGTCGACCCGATGGAATTCGCCCGCGCCGCGCGCCAGCGGTTCGATGCGCTCGACACCAATCACGACGGCAAGCTGATGTGGGACGAACTGCCCCACGTCCGCGTCCGGGCAGAGGTGCGCGGCGGCGGTAATAGCGGCGGGGAACGCAAGGGCGGCCGGCGGCGCGGCGGTTATGGCGGGATGTCGGGCGGCGGCAGCCGGACCCCGATGGGTGGCGGCATGATGGGCGGGGGCATGATGCCGGGCGGCAATCCCTGA
- the moaD gene encoding molybdopterin converting factor subunit 1 has product MAVDILYFAWVREAMGRAAERVSPPASVASIADLVDWLAARDPAAAAALADRGRLRAAVDQMFVGLDAPIAGAREIALFPPVTGG; this is encoded by the coding sequence ATGGCGGTCGACATCCTCTATTTCGCCTGGGTGCGCGAGGCGATGGGCCGCGCGGCGGAGCGCGTGTCGCCGCCAGCGTCCGTGGCGAGCATTGCCGACCTCGTCGACTGGCTGGCCGCGCGCGATCCCGCCGCGGCCGCAGCGCTGGCCGATCGCGGGCGGTTGCGCGCGGCGGTGGACCAGATGTTCGTCGGCCTCGACGCGCCGATCGCGGGCGCGCGCGAGATCGCGCTGTTCCCGCCGGTGACCGGCGGATGA
- the pgsA gene encoding CDP-diacylglycerol--glycerol-3-phosphate 3-phosphatidyltransferase: protein MLTLPNLLTLSRIVAVPLLVAFLWWPRWEAGFAIAFALYCLMGITDYFDGYLARAKGAVSKLGIFLDPIADKIMVAAVILMLVGTRHDDAALITGVHLIAALVILLREIAVSGLREFLAGLQVSLPVSKLAKWKTTLQLVAFGALILAGALPAQAWIKTVGLGCLWSAAALTLVTGWDYLRVGLKHMD from the coding sequence ATGCTGACGCTGCCCAACCTGTTGACCCTGTCGCGGATCGTCGCGGTGCCGCTGCTCGTCGCGTTCCTGTGGTGGCCGCGGTGGGAGGCGGGGTTCGCGATCGCCTTCGCGCTCTACTGCCTGATGGGCATCACCGATTATTTCGACGGCTATCTCGCCCGGGCGAAGGGGGCGGTGTCGAAGCTGGGCATCTTCCTCGATCCGATCGCGGACAAGATCATGGTCGCGGCGGTCATCCTGATGCTGGTCGGCACGCGCCATGACGATGCCGCGCTGATCACCGGCGTCCACCTGATCGCCGCGCTCGTCATCCTGCTGCGCGAGATTGCGGTGTCGGGCCTGCGCGAATTCCTGGCGGGGCTGCAGGTGTCGCTGCCCGTGTCGAAGCTCGCCAAGTGGAAGACGACGCTGCAACTCGTCGCGTTCGGCGCGCTGATCCTCGCCGGCGCGTTGCCGGCGCAGGCGTGGATCAAAACGGTCGGGCTCGGCTGCCTGTGGAGCGCGGCCGCGCTGACGCTGGTGACGGGCTGGGATTACCTGCGCGTCGGCCTGAAGCACATGGACTGA
- a CDS encoding MFS transporter has protein sequence MLNALGLLKQRRFLPLFTTQFLGAFNDNLFKTSMVLFATYAIFDDPRMEANFNALATGIAILPFFLFSALAGQLADSHDKARIIRIVKTAEIFIMLLGAAGLLVARAGLPTLGIGLMLGAVLFLGVHSTFFGPIKYAILPQHLPPHDVLGGTGLVEAGTYLAILLGTVVAGWIPIEGAAIAVLGVAAVGWITARQVPPAPREGPKLAINYNPFTSSWRLIRATLHIPRLFLSICAISFFWTIGAVLIVIFPPLVKNVLTADERVASGAIAVFSVGVAIGSVVINTMLRGRISARYSPVSVIAMGAFVILFSFLCHGWTPAPDGTLYHWGAFVAQPRAVAIMLCLLAIATTGGMFVVPLYAFLTTTVEKDQTARTVAANNVVNSGAMTLGSAAVMGLSAAGVQPLEMLFLVAAMCLVAAWLAQKLHRACD, from the coding sequence ATGTTGAATGCCTTGGGGTTGCTGAAGCAACGCCGCTTCCTGCCCCTGTTCACCACGCAGTTCCTCGGCGCGTTCAACGACAATCTGTTCAAGACGTCGATGGTGCTGTTTGCGACCTACGCGATCTTCGACGATCCGCGGATGGAGGCGAATTTCAACGCGCTGGCGACGGGCATCGCGATCCTGCCCTTCTTCCTCTTCTCCGCGCTGGCGGGGCAGTTGGCGGACAGCCACGACAAGGCGCGCATCATCCGCATCGTGAAGACTGCGGAAATCTTCATCATGCTGCTGGGCGCGGCGGGTCTGCTCGTCGCGCGGGCGGGGCTGCCGACGCTGGGCATCGGCCTGATGCTGGGGGCGGTGCTGTTCCTGGGCGTCCATTCCACATTCTTCGGGCCGATCAAATACGCGATCCTGCCGCAGCACCTGCCGCCGCACGACGTGCTGGGCGGGACCGGGCTGGTCGAGGCGGGGACGTATCTGGCGATCCTGCTCGGCACCGTCGTCGCCGGCTGGATCCCGATCGAGGGCGCAGCGATCGCGGTACTCGGCGTCGCGGCGGTCGGCTGGATCACCGCGCGCCAGGTGCCGCCCGCGCCGCGCGAAGGGCCGAAACTCGCGATCAACTACAATCCCTTCACCTCGTCATGGCGGCTGATCCGCGCGACGCTGCACATCCCGCGCCTGTTCCTGTCGATCTGCGCGATCAGTTTCTTCTGGACGATCGGCGCGGTGCTGATCGTCATCTTCCCGCCGCTGGTGAAGAACGTGCTGACCGCGGACGAACGTGTGGCGAGCGGCGCGATCGCGGTCTTCTCGGTCGGGGTCGCGATCGGATCGGTCGTCATCAACACGATGCTGCGCGGCCGGATCAGCGCGCGTTATTCCCCGGTGTCGGTGATCGCGATGGGCGCGTTCGTCATCCTCTTCTCGTTCCTGTGCCACGGCTGGACGCCGGCGCCGGACGGCACATTGTACCATTGGGGCGCGTTCGTCGCGCAGCCGCGCGCGGTCGCGATCATGCTGTGCCTGCTCGCCATCGCGACGACTGGGGGCATGTTCGTCGTGCCGCTCTACGCGTTCCTGACCACGACGGTGGAAAAGGACCAGACGGCGCGCACCGTCGCGGCGAACAACGTCGTCAATTCGGGCGCGATGACGCTGGGGTCGGCAGCGGTGATGGGTCTGAGCGCGGCGGGGGTGCAACCGCTGGAGATGCTGTTCCTGGTCGCCGCCATGTGCCTCGTCGCGGCGTGGCTGGCGCAGAAGCTGCACCGCGCCTGCGACTGA
- a CDS encoding GreA/GreB family elongation factor, producing the protein MSVAFRRESDDEPLEPRFEIPLPPGPNRVTRAGVALIAARIAELEERLAAIAADDEAAVQATRRDLRYWQTRRATAEPTFAPEDGTVGFGTYVDVAMGGRTRRLAIVGDDEADPHADRIAFSAPLARALAGAEPGDVLPFNGREGAIRVLAVAPIDDPAA; encoded by the coding sequence ATGAGCGTAGCCTTCCGTCGCGAGAGCGACGACGAGCCTCTGGAACCCAGGTTCGAAATCCCCCTGCCCCCCGGCCCCAACCGGGTGACGCGCGCAGGTGTGGCGCTCATCGCCGCGCGGATCGCCGAACTGGAGGAAAGGCTCGCCGCCATCGCCGCGGACGACGAGGCGGCGGTGCAGGCGACGCGGCGCGACCTGCGCTACTGGCAGACGCGGCGTGCAACCGCGGAGCCGACCTTCGCGCCCGAAGACGGCACCGTGGGCTTTGGCACCTATGTCGATGTCGCGATGGGCGGGCGGACGCGGCGGCTGGCGATCGTCGGCGATGACGAGGCAGACCCGCACGCCGATCGCATCGCCTTTTCGGCACCGCTCGCCCGCGCGCTGGCGGGGGCGGAGCCGGGCGACGTACTGCCCTTCAACGGTCGTGAAGGCGCGATTCGCGTACTGGCGGTGGCACCGATCGACGATCCGGCGGCCTGA